In Campylobacteraceae bacterium, one DNA window encodes the following:
- a CDS encoding DUF4212 domain-containing protein, producing the protein MSPEKAQAYWKENISMILKLLVVWFIVSFGCGILFINELNTIEISGVKLGFWFAQQGAIYFFVVLIFVYVSKMKAIDEKYGVSE; encoded by the coding sequence ATGAGTCCAGAAAAAGCTCAAGCTTATTGGAAAGAAAACATTTCAATGATCTTAAAATTATTAGTGGTATGGTTTATTGTATCATTTGGTTGTGGTATCTTATTTATTAATGAACTAAACACGATAGAAATATCTGGTGTTAAGTTAGGATTTTGGTTTGCACAACAAGGTGCAATTTACTTTTTCGTAGTGTTAATTTTTGTTTATGTAAGCAAAATGAAAGCAATTGATGAAAAATATGGCGTTAGTGAATAG
- a CDS encoding response regulator transcription factor, which yields MKILLLEDELMLNNAINEYLKKIGHLVETYVDGQSVLDEVDNSFDLLILDINIPKKDGFEILNELNARKLFIPTIYISALIDIEDITRAYDLGCREYLKKPFHLEELGIKINQILKKDQSVTTHIKFSENYSYSKDKKTLFFNKEPQGLTRKQLDIIHILALNINMIVDFERFRLDVWNAEDIDNPTIRAEISRLKKALKEDFITNIRGLGYKINRFYSA from the coding sequence ATGAAAATACTGCTACTTGAAGATGAGTTAATGCTCAATAATGCGATAAATGAATACTTAAAAAAAATTGGACATTTGGTTGAAACTTACGTGGATGGACAAAGTGTACTTGATGAAGTTGACAATTCTTTTGATTTACTAATATTAGATATAAATATCCCAAAAAAAGATGGTTTCGAAATTCTTAATGAATTAAATGCAAGAAAACTTTTTATACCTACTATTTATATATCTGCGCTTATTGATATAGAAGACATTACACGTGCTTATGATTTAGGCTGCAGAGAATATTTAAAAAAACCCTTTCACCTAGAAGAGCTTGGAATTAAAATAAATCAAATACTTAAAAAAGATCAAAGTGTTACTACTCACATTAAATTTTCTGAAAACTATTCTTATTCAAAAGACAAAAAAACGTTATTTTTTAACAAAGAGCCCCAAGGATTAACGAGAAAACAGCTGGATATTATTCATATATTAGCTCTTAATATCAATATGATTGTGGACTTTGAACGTTTTCGATTAGATGTATGGAATGCAGAAGACATAGATAATCCCACAATTAGAGCTGAAATATCTCGTTTGAAAAAAGCATTAAAAGAAGACTTTATTACAAATATAAGAGGACTTGGTTATAAAATAAATAGATTTTACTCTGCATGA
- a CDS encoding cache domain-containing protein encodes MIQVKSIYHLILSSIVFIIILISSFTYIIIDNTFDEFQHKIDTLEVDYTNKQKELIKSDLDKIISFISYYHKRFKIIKPEKEIQEDILKAIDKMRKNKDINDNIFIYNFVGKAIYYPSSKENQNKNFYDQIDIYGKNVVKDLIDISQEEDGGYIRYTWYKKEINENAPIVSYALAYNDWNWTIGSGLYLDDVKKQIKIKQYEYDKRISNYIFQILSLTIMIVLYSIFLYKNATLLIVNDVKEIGVYFEEAEKSDNPINQNRLILGEFKIIANYANNAMNNIKVKTHVLEDLNKHLQIKVDKQTHELTNLIESQKQFLKHSVHEINTPLSIIQTNIDLCKIHEIDNKYLTNIQNGIKIIQNIYDDLSYMIKKDRVEYKKSILNFSEILDARLNFFDEIAKSNSLSYLLKKEEDIHIRFNKTSLERVIDNNISNAIKYSHANSKIKINLHYDQEDYIIFEVITNSQKIEEENKIFDDFYRENSNRGGFGLGLKIVKEICDKNNVIIKLNSNTTETKFSYRFKIDENTAT; translated from the coding sequence ATGATACAAGTAAAATCCATCTACCATCTTATTTTATCAAGTATAGTATTTATTATAATACTTATCTCTTCTTTTACTTATATTATTATTGACAATACCTTTGATGAATTTCAACACAAGATTGATACATTAGAAGTTGATTACACCAATAAACAAAAAGAACTTATCAAAAGTGATCTGGATAAAATTATCTCTTTTATTTCTTATTATCATAAACGTTTTAAAATTATAAAACCTGAAAAAGAAATTCAAGAAGATATATTAAAAGCTATTGATAAAATGAGAAAAAACAAAGATATTAATGACAATATATTTATTTACAACTTTGTAGGAAAAGCTATTTATTATCCATCCTCAAAAGAGAATCAAAATAAGAATTTTTATGATCAGATTGATATTTATGGTAAAAATGTAGTAAAAGACTTAATTGATATTTCACAAGAAGAAGACGGCGGTTATATAAGATATACCTGGTACAAAAAAGAGATCAATGAAAATGCCCCTATTGTTTCTTATGCGCTGGCCTACAATGATTGGAATTGGACTATAGGAAGTGGTTTATATCTGGATGACGTAAAAAAACAAATCAAAATAAAACAATATGAATATGATAAGAGAATTTCCAATTATATTTTTCAAATTTTATCTCTAACCATAATGATAGTTTTATATTCCATATTTTTATATAAAAATGCTACTTTATTAATTGTAAATGATGTAAAAGAAATTGGTGTTTATTTTGAAGAAGCAGAAAAATCGGATAATCCAATAAATCAAAACAGATTAATTCTTGGAGAATTCAAAATTATTGCAAACTACGCCAATAATGCAATGAATAATATCAAAGTTAAAACCCATGTTCTTGAAGATTTAAACAAACATCTTCAAATAAAAGTGGATAAACAAACCCATGAATTAACCAATCTTATAGAATCACAAAAACAATTTTTAAAACATTCCGTTCATGAAATCAATACCCCTCTTTCAATCATACAAACAAATATAGATCTGTGCAAGATTCATGAAATAGACAATAAGTATTTAACAAATATACAAAATGGAATTAAAATAATACAAAATATATATGATGATTTGTCTTATATGATTAAAAAAGACAGAGTTGAATACAAAAAAAGTATTCTAAATTTTTCAGAGATACTTGATGCAAGACTTAATTTTTTTGATGAAATTGCCAAATCAAACTCCTTATCTTATCTCTTAAAGAAAGAAGAAGATATTCATATACGCTTTAATAAAACCTCTTTAGAGAGAGTCATAGATAATAATATTTCAAATGCTATTAAATATTCTCATGCAAACTCTAAAATTAAAATTAATCTGCACTACGATCAAGAAGACTATATTATTTTTGAAGTCATTACCAATTCACAAAAAATCGAAGAAGAAAATAAAATATTTGATGATTTTTATAGAGAAAATTCGAATAGAGGCGGATTTGGACTGGGATTAAAGATTGTAAAAGAAATCTGTGATAAAAATAATGTTATTATAAAACTAAATTCTAATACAACTGAAACAAAATTCTCATATAGGTTTAAAATAGATGAAAATACTGCTACTTGA
- a CDS encoding CinA family protein has translation MYDSIFNDTDMKKLQTLLKKKKASITCAESCTGGLISYLITQVSGSSEIFNGGIVTYSNDIKHKELNVSKKTLQKHGAVSIEVVNEMLSNVKEKFDANYALATSGIAGPNGGSELKPVGTVIIGFIGPDEHKNVKKYHFSGQRNEVQIQAAKTALKEILNFLQKTVDK, from the coding sequence ATGTATGATTCAATATTTAATGACACTGATATGAAAAAGCTTCAAACCCTACTCAAGAAAAAAAAAGCAAGTATTACTTGTGCAGAATCATGCACAGGAGGGCTAATTTCTTATTTAATAACACAAGTCTCTGGTTCATCAGAAATCTTCAATGGAGGCATTGTAACTTACTCAAATGACATTAAACACAAAGAATTAAATGTATCAAAAAAAACACTTCAAAAGCATGGAGCAGTTAGTATTGAAGTTGTGAATGAGATGTTAAGCAACGTTAAAGAAAAATTTGACGCAAATTATGCACTTGCCACTTCAGGAATTGCAGGTCCAAATGGTGGTTCAGAACTCAAACCAGTAGGTACAGTAATCATTGGTTTCATAGGGCCTGATGAGCATAAAAATGTAAAAAAATATCACTTTTCTGGCCAAAGAAATGAGGTGCAAATACAAGCCGCAAAAACAGCACTAAAAGAAATTTTGAATTTTCTTCAAAAAACCGTTGACAAATGA
- a CDS encoding FAD-dependent oxidoreductase, protein MNKKHYDVIIVGGGISGAAIFYELAKYTDVKSICILEKYEDLATLNTKGTSNSQTIHVGDIETNYTLDKAHATKRSAKMIEKFCLQYELENKIMFSHQKMALGVGDEEVAFITKRYHEFKELFPYLELWDKEKLKELEPKLVWADKEQTIERPENIVAMGAKDQYTTVDFGEMTKALVKQGTKASDIPSDVYFNSQIKDIIENDDKTFDVTTENGEEYSANFVIVNAGAHSLFIAHKMGYGKHMGCLPMAGSFYMTSGEFLNGKVYMVQNDKLPFAALHGDPDILANGKTRFGPTALMMPKLERFKPGTYMDFWKTLNFDGNIVKIFWDLLKDSDIRNYVFKNFLFEVPFINKRLFVQDARKIVPSLTTDDIEYAKGFGGVRPQVLDKEKQKLMLGEASINPGNGLIFNMTPSPGATSCLGNAERDLKVIVEHLNLNYNEDAFLADLTD, encoded by the coding sequence ATGAATAAAAAACATTATGATGTAATAATTGTCGGAGGCGGTATCTCAGGAGCTGCAATTTTTTATGAATTAGCTAAATATACTGATGTAAAAAGTATATGTATACTGGAAAAATACGAAGATTTAGCTACTTTAAATACAAAAGGTACTAGTAATTCACAAACTATACATGTGGGTGATATAGAAACAAACTATACTCTAGATAAAGCACATGCAACTAAAAGATCAGCAAAAATGATTGAAAAATTTTGTCTTCAATATGAACTTGAAAATAAAATTATGTTTTCTCATCAAAAAATGGCTTTAGGTGTTGGAGATGAAGAAGTTGCTTTTATTACAAAAAGATATCATGAATTTAAAGAATTATTTCCATACCTAGAACTATGGGATAAAGAGAAACTAAAAGAATTAGAACCAAAACTTGTTTGGGCAGATAAAGAACAAACAATTGAACGACCTGAAAATATTGTTGCAATGGGTGCAAAAGATCAGTATACAACAGTTGATTTTGGAGAAATGACAAAAGCTTTGGTTAAACAAGGTACTAAAGCATCTGATATTCCTAGTGATGTTTATTTTAATTCACAAATTAAAGACATAATTGAAAACGATGATAAAACATTTGATGTTACAACAGAAAATGGTGAAGAATATTCTGCTAATTTTGTGATTGTAAATGCAGGAGCACACTCATTGTTTATAGCTCACAAAATGGGTTATGGAAAACATATGGGTTGTTTACCTATGGCTGGAAGTTTTTATATGACTTCTGGTGAGTTTTTAAATGGTAAAGTATATATGGTACAAAATGACAAATTGCCGTTTGCTGCATTACATGGTGATCCTGATATTTTAGCTAATGGGAAAACGCGTTTTGGACCTACTGCTTTAATGATGCCAAAACTAGAACGATTTAAACCAGGTACGTATATGGATTTCTGGAAAACGTTAAATTTTGATGGAAACATTGTAAAAATTTTCTGGGACTTATTAAAAGACTCAGATATAAGAAACTATGTATTTAAAAACTTCTTATTTGAAGTGCCTTTTATTAATAAAAGATTATTTGTACAAGATGCAAGAAAGATTGTTCCTTCTTTAACTACTGATGATATTGAATATGCAAAAGGTTTTGGAGGCGTACGACCACAAGTTCTTGATAAAGAAAAACAAAAACTTATGTTAGGAGAAGCATCCATTAACCCTGGTAATGGATTAATTTTCAATATGACGCCAAGTCCTGGTGCAACATCTTGTTTAGGAAATGCTGAGCGAGATTTAAAAGTAATTGTTGAGCATTTAAATCTCAACTATAATGAAGATGCATTCTTAGCTGATTTAACTGATTAA
- the ileS gene encoding isoleucine--tRNA ligase, which translates to MDYKDSLLLPNTKFPMRGNLPQNEPIKYKLWDESNVYEKMKKNREGSPSFTLHDGPPYANGHIHIGHALNKILKDIINKYHYFDGKSIRYVPGWDCHGLPIEQKVEEKIGSTKKKALPKSKLRELCRIHAARFVDIQKEEFKKLGIIADWENPYLTMDFKFEANIFRELCAIAKQGLLIQRSKPIYWSWAAQTALAEAEIEYEDKVSPSIYVAFKHEKLDASLIIWTTTPWTLPANTGISLNPEEIYVLTTDKFIVAKKLHATLIADGIIKGEIVEEIKASALENTYTINPLNDRKSKIILGEHVLMDSGSGAVHTAPGHGEEDYKVGLLYDLDIIMPVDAYGKYDNTIVREKLFRDTEKYLGLHVFKANELILEELGDALIQRVDITHSYPHCWRTHTPVIYRATKQWFISIDDAYGKENKTLRENALDVVKDLTFYPEWGRNRLRSMLDGRPDWCISRQRDWGVPIAFFRNKLTDEIIYDEEVLTHVASIFDEKGCDAWYDLSIEELLPAGSSHNAADLEKTQDILDVWFDSGSTQNAVLRSGNYDAGTFPADLYLEGSDQHRGWFQSSLLTTLASSEIAPYKAILTHGFTVDEKGEKMSKSKGNVVAPDKVMKQYGSEILRLWVAMSDYQSDLKISDNILKQNAELYRKIRNTARFLLANVSDLESLVPVEELGALDKWVLSRAKDVFTEINNAFKVYEFSKGLNKLNNFLVVDLSGIYLDVCKDRLYCDNKNDLHRRGAQTAMAIIAKKLFSTIACILTYTVDELLTHSPKVIKGNAQDVFDLNTYEIPNVTNSLNNEVLMGAKEKFQEAIDKLKKEKIIKSTLELDIYTDSKDLLILPKTEIADWFIVSNCIEKSQNPLLRFELDGAVFEAYKSSKQKCPRCWKFTSVSSECLCTRCEVAVK; encoded by the coding sequence ATGGATTACAAAGATAGTTTATTACTTCCAAATACAAAGTTTCCAATGAGAGGAAATCTTCCGCAGAACGAGCCTATAAAATATAAGTTATGGGATGAGTCAAATGTTTATGAAAAAATGAAAAAGAACCGAGAAGGTTCACCTTCTTTCACCCTGCATGATGGTCCTCCTTATGCTAATGGACATATTCATATTGGACATGCTTTAAACAAAATATTGAAAGATATTATTAATAAATATCATTATTTTGATGGAAAATCTATTCGTTATGTTCCAGGTTGGGATTGTCATGGTTTACCAATTGAACAAAAAGTTGAAGAAAAAATTGGATCTACAAAAAAGAAAGCACTTCCTAAATCAAAACTTAGAGAATTATGCAGAATACATGCAGCGAGATTTGTTGATATCCAAAAAGAAGAATTTAAAAAACTGGGAATTATTGCGGATTGGGAAAATCCTTATTTAACTATGGATTTCAAATTTGAAGCTAATATTTTTAGAGAACTGTGTGCAATTGCAAAACAAGGTCTATTAATTCAACGTTCAAAACCTATTTATTGGTCATGGGCTGCACAAACTGCATTAGCAGAAGCTGAAATAGAATATGAAGATAAAGTATCACCATCTATATATGTAGCATTCAAACATGAAAAACTGGATGCTTCTTTAATTATTTGGACTACAACTCCTTGGACATTACCAGCTAATACAGGAATTTCTCTAAATCCTGAAGAAATTTATGTTTTAACTACTGATAAGTTTATTGTTGCTAAAAAACTGCATGCAACATTAATAGCTGATGGTATTATTAAAGGTGAAATTGTTGAAGAAATTAAAGCAAGTGCTTTAGAAAATACTTATACAATTAATCCTTTAAATGATAGAAAATCTAAAATAATTTTAGGTGAGCATGTTCTGATGGATTCTGGTTCTGGTGCAGTTCATACAGCTCCTGGCCATGGTGAAGAAGATTATAAAGTAGGTTTACTTTATGATTTAGACATTATAATGCCTGTTGATGCTTATGGTAAATATGATAATACAATTGTACGAGAAAAATTATTTAGAGACACAGAAAAGTATTTAGGTTTACATGTATTTAAAGCAAATGAATTAATTTTAGAAGAATTAGGAGATGCTTTAATACAAAGAGTAGATATTACTCACTCTTATCCTCATTGTTGGAGAACACATACCCCTGTAATTTATAGAGCTACTAAACAATGGTTTATTTCTATTGATGATGCGTATGGGAAAGAAAATAAAACCTTACGAGAAAATGCCTTAGATGTAGTAAAAGATCTAACTTTTTATCCTGAGTGGGGAAGAAACAGATTAAGATCTATGTTAGACGGACGTCCAGATTGGTGTATCTCACGTCAAAGAGACTGGGGAGTTCCCATTGCATTCTTTAGAAATAAATTAACAGATGAAATTATTTATGATGAAGAAGTACTTACTCATGTAGCTTCAATCTTTGATGAAAAAGGTTGTGATGCTTGGTATGATTTATCAATTGAAGAATTATTGCCAGCTGGATCTTCACATAATGCGGCAGATTTAGAGAAAACTCAAGATATTTTAGATGTATGGTTTGATTCTGGTTCTACTCAAAATGCAGTATTAAGAAGTGGAAATTATGATGCGGGTACTTTCCCTGCTGATTTATACTTAGAAGGAAGTGATCAACACAGAGGTTGGTTCCAATCTTCACTTTTAACTACGCTTGCATCAAGTGAAATTGCACCTTATAAAGCAATTTTAACTCATGGTTTCACAGTAGATGAAAAGGGTGAAAAAATGTCTAAATCAAAAGGAAATGTTGTTGCACCTGATAAAGTGATGAAACAATATGGTTCTGAGATTTTAAGACTATGGGTTGCTATGAGTGATTATCAAAGTGATTTAAAAATTTCTGATAATATTTTAAAACAAAATGCAGAACTTTATAGAAAGATTAGAAATACTGCGAGATTTTTACTTGCAAATGTAAGTGACTTAGAATCTTTGGTTCCTGTTGAAGAATTAGGAGCACTAGATAAATGGGTACTTTCAAGAGCTAAAGATGTTTTCACTGAAATTAACAATGCTTTTAAAGTGTATGAATTTTCAAAAGGTTTAAACAAACTGAATAATTTTCTAGTTGTTGATTTATCCGGAATTTATTTAGATGTATGTAAAGACAGATTGTATTGTGATAATAAAAATGATCTTCACAGACGTGGAGCTCAAACTGCAATGGCTATTATTGCTAAAAAACTGTTTTCTACTATTGCTTGTATTTTAACGTATACAGTAGATGAATTATTAACACATTCTCCCAAAGTAATTAAAGGAAATGCACAAGATGTATTTGATTTAAATACCTATGAGATTCCAAATGTTACAAATTCATTAAATAATGAAGTTTTAATGGGTGCTAAAGAAAAGTTTCAAGAAGCAATTGATAAACTTAAAAAAGAAAAGATTATTAAGTCTACGCTTGAATTAGATATTTATACTGATTCAAAAGATTTATTAATCTTACCGAAAACAGAAATTGCTGATTGGTTTATTGTTTCAAATTGTATTGAAAAATCGCAAAATCCGTTATTACGTTTTGAACTTGATGGAGCTGTTTTTGAAGCCTATAAATCTTCAAAACAAAAATGTCCAAGATGTTGGAAGTTTACAAGCGTAAGCAGTGAGTGTTTATGTACTAGATGTGAAGTTGCAGTAAAATAA
- a CDS encoding NifU family protein yields the protein MMPFSDEDLKPVVANLIKQKVAPMLARDGGAIELLDIIDAKIFIQLQGACVGCGSSGSTLKFVVEKELKTAIHPELVIINVPHGMENKLKEL from the coding sequence ATGATGCCATTTTCAGATGAAGATTTAAAACCAGTAGTTGCTAATTTAATTAAACAAAAAGTAGCCCCTATGTTAGCAAGAGATGGTGGTGCAATTGAACTACTTGATATTATTGATGCAAAAATATTTATTCAATTACAAGGTGCCTGTGTTGGTTGTGGTTCAAGTGGAAGCACTTTGAAATTTGTTGTTGAAAAAGAGCTTAAAACGGCCATTCATCCAGAACTTGTTATAATAAATGTACCCCATGGAATGGAAAATAAGCTTAAGGAACTTTAA
- a CDS encoding UDP-N-acetylmuramoyl-L-alanyl-D-glutamate--2,6-diaminopimelate ligase, whose protein sequence is MHLITNEYHFTDNSQEINKDIIFVSNNYNKKYIEQVKQAGCKRIIASSQLKDFFDFSPIKIIGITGTNGKTTTAAAIYSFLLDLGYKVALQGTRGFFINDERIEEYSLTTPMQVTNFSHIQKAIKNECDFFIMEVSSHAIAQNRIEGLTFELKIHTNITRDHLDYHNTIEEYINIKNSFFSDDGKKLINKDDPKVNVNRKNAYAYSLDKPSTYKVQAYSFKEGMQVAISHIGEMVNFSSSMMGIFNIYNLTAAIAAVDIVTNKNLEEICLVVENFAGVEGRMEIISKEPLIIVDFAHTPDGMKEVFESFNHKDIIVVFGAGGDRDQSKRAIMGKMAATYAKHIIITSDNPRFEDPDLIVSDILSGIKNKQNVKIDINRKAAIAKAIALASKDSVVLVLGKGDESTQTIYDKKFPLLDKKIILDCLANQNIK, encoded by the coding sequence TTGCACTTAATCACAAATGAATACCATTTCACAGATAATTCACAAGAAATCAACAAAGACATAATTTTTGTAAGCAATAATTACAATAAAAAATATATTGAGCAAGTAAAACAAGCAGGCTGCAAAAGAATTATAGCCTCCTCACAATTAAAAGATTTTTTTGATTTTTCGCCTATTAAAATTATTGGAATCACAGGAACTAATGGTAAAACAACAACAGCTGCTGCTATTTACTCTTTTTTACTTGATTTAGGCTACAAAGTAGCGCTTCAAGGTACACGTGGGTTTTTTATCAACGATGAACGTATAGAAGAATACTCTCTAACTACACCTATGCAAGTAACAAATTTTTCTCATATTCAAAAAGCCATTAAAAATGAATGTGATTTTTTTATTATGGAAGTTAGTTCACATGCTATTGCGCAAAACAGAATTGAGGGTCTTACTTTTGAGCTTAAAATTCATACGAATATTACACGTGACCATTTAGATTATCACAATACAATAGAAGAATATATCAATATTAAAAATTCTTTTTTTAGTGATGATGGAAAAAAACTTATTAATAAAGATGACCCCAAAGTTAATGTCAATAGAAAAAATGCTTATGCGTATTCTTTAGATAAACCTTCTACTTATAAAGTTCAAGCTTATTCTTTTAAAGAAGGAATGCAAGTTGCTATTTCACATATAGGAGAAATGGTTAATTTTTCTTCTTCAATGATGGGAATATTTAATATTTATAATCTTACAGCTGCTATAGCAGCTGTTGATATTGTTACTAATAAAAATCTTGAAGAAATTTGTCTTGTTGTAGAAAACTTTGCAGGAGTTGAAGGTAGAATGGAGATTATTTCTAAAGAACCTTTGATTATTGTTGATTTTGCCCACACTCCTGATGGAATGAAAGAAGTATTTGAAAGCTTTAATCATAAAGATATTATTGTCGTTTTTGGAGCAGGAGGAGATCGAGATCAAAGTAAAAGAGCAATAATGGGGAAAATGGCTGCTACTTATGCTAAACACATTATTATTACTTCAGATAACCCACGTTTCGAAGATCCTGATTTAATTGTTTCAGATATTTTAAGTGGTATTAAAAACAAACAAAATGTTAAAATTGATATTAATAGAAAAGCTGCTATTGCAAAAGCTATAGCATTAGCTTCTAAAGATTCTGTAGTGCTTGTACTTGGAAAAGGGGATGAAAGTACTCAAACCATTTATGATAAAAAATTTCCTTTATTGGATAAAAAAATTATTTTAGATTGTTTGGCGAATCAAAATATAAAATAA
- a CDS encoding VWA domain-containing protein, producing MFEFEYPYVFSLIFIFIFCEYYCKEKSATFYFPQSNMLEKSSSFFNLKILKYLILVLALLALASPIKKLNTVFIKNDGIDIVLSLDTSYSMKQRGFNLNNPNENRWNVISSIVKDFIQKRLNDNIALVVFGSSVMTASPLSFDKNAQMDILSYLDIGIVGNKTAMFDSLASAINILKSSKSKSKIIVLLSDGEDTASKIPISIIIKLAKKYKIKIYTILISNYKIPALEHISKQSMGKSYLATNSLILEKIYEDINYLEKSSLNKNKIVLKEYYYFYPLFFSILMLFFFLIIKNRF from the coding sequence ATGTTTGAGTTTGAATACCCCTATGTTTTTTCCCTTATTTTTATTTTTATTTTTTGTGAATACTACTGTAAAGAAAAAAGCGCAACTTTTTATTTTCCACAAAGCAATATGCTTGAAAAATCTTCATCTTTTTTTAATTTAAAAATACTTAAATATCTGATTTTAGTACTTGCACTTTTAGCTTTAGCTTCGCCTATAAAAAAACTCAATACTGTTTTTATAAAAAATGATGGAATAGACATTGTTTTAAGTTTGGACACCTCTTATTCAATGAAACAAAGAGGCTTTAACCTAAACAATCCAAATGAAAACAGATGGAATGTTATATCATCCATTGTAAAAGACTTTATTCAAAAAAGACTAAATGATAATATTGCTTTAGTAGTATTTGGATCTTCTGTTATGACAGCATCCCCTCTTTCTTTTGATAAAAATGCACAAATGGATATATTATCCTATTTAGATATTGGCATTGTTGGCAATAAAACAGCTATGTTTGATTCTTTAGCAAGCGCCATTAATATTTTGAAAAGTTCAAAATCAAAAAGTAAAATCATTGTACTTTTAAGTGATGGGGAAGATACTGCAAGTAAAATTCCTATAAGTATAATTATTAAATTAGCAAAAAAATACAAGATTAAAATCTATACAATATTAATTTCAAATTACAAAATACCTGCTTTAGAACATATATCCAAACAAAGTATGGGCAAGAGTTATTTAGCAACAAACTCTTTAATCTTAGAGAAAATTTATGAAGACATTAATTATTTAGAAAAAAGCTCCTTAAATAAGAACAAAATAGTTTTAAAAGAATACTATTATTTTTATCCTTTGTTTTTTTCTATATTAATGTTATTTTTCTTTCTTATTATCAAAAATCGTTTCTAA
- a CDS encoding DUF58 domain-containing protein, whose product MNLAAKKLLIKSKKRVFSEIHGNNSSLLKADGYDFLELKEYEYGNDVKNIDWVISAKLQKLYVKVFHAQKELNITIVNIMGGSMHFGLHKLKSDLCNEIACLLGFIAIKQGDPFASYILNENLELLTKASKKIFAVSEMNQKISQYKCLNKSIDYRNLGNILFKNIRKKSLLFLLSDFLESETLDLRLLSKKHEVYVIVIREKFEEKPFALSNVNFIDPSNGKNFSGLLSKKALNNYQEKIKQNDQLLYEHTESCGIKIIKIYTNDDALAKLMGFLK is encoded by the coding sequence ATGAATTTAGCTGCTAAAAAACTGCTTATAAAAAGTAAAAAACGTGTTTTCTCAGAAATACATGGAAACAATTCTTCTTTGTTAAAAGCGGATGGTTACGATTTCCTTGAATTAAAAGAGTATGAATATGGAAATGATGTAAAAAATATTGACTGGGTAATCTCAGCCAAACTACAAAAACTTTACGTAAAAGTTTTTCATGCACAAAAAGAACTTAATATAACAATTGTAAATATTATGGGCGGTTCTATGCATTTTGGTTTGCATAAATTAAAAAGTGACTTATGTAATGAGATTGCTTGTTTATTAGGATTTATAGCCATCAAACAAGGAGATCCTTTTGCTTCTTATATTCTAAATGAAAATTTAGAATTGCTCACGAAAGCTTCAAAAAAAATCTTTGCAGTTAGTGAAATGAATCAAAAAATCTCACAATACAAGTGCCTTAATAAAAGTATAGATTATAGAAATTTAGGTAATATACTTTTTAAAAATATTAGAAAAAAATCTCTGCTTTTTTTATTAAGTGATTTTTTAGAAAGCGAAACATTGGATTTAAGACTTCTGTCAAAAAAACATGAAGTATATGTCATTGTTATTCGTGAAAAATTCGAAGAAAAACCTTTTGCTTTAAGTAATGTAAATTTCATTGATCCAAGTAATGGAAAAAACTTTTCAGGACTCTTGTCTAAAAAAGCACTAAATAACTACCAAGAAAAAATAAAACAAAATGATCAACTTTTATATGAACACACAGAAAGTTGTGGAATTAAAATTATTAAGATATACACCAACGATGATGCATTGGCAAAATTAATGGGGTTTTTGAAATGA